Within the Streptomyces sp. YIM 121038 genome, the region CCGGTACACCTGTCCCGTCTGCGCGCCCTCGACCGCGCGGACGTACGCCGTCGCGACGCGCGCCGCGGGGACCGGCTCCATGCCCGCGAAGAACGGCCCGTACGCGGCCAGGGACTCCTCGGCCACGGTCGGGCTGACCGCGTTGATCCGCTGCGGCGGGAGCTCGATCGCGGCGGCCCGTACGAAGGCCTCGACGGCACCGTTGGCCGCGGACGCGGCGGCGCCCGCCACGATCGGCTCCTCTGTGAGGATGCCGCTGACCAGAGTGAACGAGCCGGTCGCCGCCACGTGCCGAGCGCCCTGGCGGACCAGTTCCAGCTGGGCGACGGCCTTGCCGCGGAACGTCGCCGTGACGTCGTCCGCCGTCAGGTCGGCCAGCGGCTTGAACACGGCGTCGCCCGCCGCGACGGCCACCGCGTCCAGCGCACCGGCCTGCGCGTACATCCGGGCCACGGCCGCCGGGTCGGTGACGTCGCAGATCAGGTCGCCGCCCGTGCGGCCGACGCCGATCACCTCGTGGCCGCGCCCCGTGAGCGCCTCGCGTACCGCGGAGCCCAGCGTGCCGCCCGCGCCGACCAGAAGAATCCTCACAGTCCACCCTCCAATGCCTCGAAGACGAATCCCCCCGGGATCGCGAGCCGAGATCCGCAGGCCAACGGACCCGCAGACCCGCAGACCCGCAGACCCGCAGATCCAGCAATGCGCAGATCCGGCGATACCGGGAGGCCCGGGGAGCGCCCCCGGGGAAAGCCGGGTGAACGGTGAACCACCCGGCGGACCCGACGCTACGGATCGCGCTCCGCGCCCGGAAATGCCGTCTGGGCAGGGACTATGCTTCGTACGCATGGATGTGGAGCTGCGTCACCTCAAGGCCCTGACCGCCATCGCCGAGGCGGGCACCGTCACCGCCGCGGCCGCCCGGCTGCACATGACGCAGCCCGCCCTGTCCCGCACGCTCGCCCAGCTGGAGGCCCGCGTGGGGGTCCGGCTCGTCGACCGCTCCTCCCGGCAGCTGGACCTCACCCCGGCCGGGGCGACCCTCCTCGGGCACGGGCGCGCCATCCTCGCCCACCTCGACGCGGCCCTCGCCGACACCCGGGCCGTCGACCGGCCGCTGCGGCTCGGCTACACGTGCGCGGTCCTCGGGCAGCAGACCGTCCCGCTGCTCCGCTCGTGGCGGCG harbors:
- a CDS encoding short chain dehydrogenase; the encoded protein is MRILLVGAGGTLGSAVREALTGRGHEVIGVGRTGGDLICDVTDPAAVARMYAQAGALDAVAVAAGDAVFKPLADLTADDVTATFRGKAVAQLELVRQGARHVAATGSFTLVSGILTEEPIVAGAAASAANGAVEAFVRAAAIELPPQRINAVSPTVAEESLAAYGPFFAGMEPVPAARVATAYVRAVEGAQTGQVYRVR